One window from the genome of Paracoccus zhejiangensis encodes:
- a CDS encoding DMT family transporter, giving the protein MSPLTYATLFTAITLEVIGTSFLQRSEQFTRLVPTLITGISYAASFYFLSLVLRTMPLGIAYAIWSGLGIVLVSLAGLALFGQKLDLPAIIGLGLIIAGVLVVNLFSTSVTH; this is encoded by the coding sequence ATGTCGCCTTTGACCTATGCCACGCTTTTCACCGCCATCACGCTCGAGGTGATCGGCACCAGCTTCCTGCAGCGCAGCGAGCAGTTCACCCGGCTGGTGCCGACGCTGATCACCGGGATCAGCTATGCCGCCTCGTTCTATTTCCTGTCGCTGGTGCTTCGCACCATGCCACTTGGCATCGCCTATGCGATCTGGAGCGGTCTTGGCATCGTGCTGGTCTCGTTGGCGGGGCTGGCGCTGTTTGGCCAGAAGCTGGACCTGCCGGCGATCATCGGGCTGGGGCTGATCATCGCCGGGGTGCTGGTGGTGAACCTGTTCTCGACCAGCGTCACCCACTGA
- the eno gene encoding phosphopyruvate hydratase, with protein sequence MSAIIDIYAREILDSRGNPTVEVDVTLEDGTLGRAAVPSGASTGAHEAVEKRDGDKSRYMGKGVLDAVASVNGELAENLIGEDATEQLAIDRMMCELDGTPNKGRLGANAILGVSLAVAKAAATATGQPLYRYVGGTGAHVLPVPMMNIINGGEHADNPIDIQEFMIMPVSAENIRDAVRMGSEVFHTLKKELSASGLSTGIGDEGGFAPNLSSTRDALDFILRAVEKAGYKPGDDIMLALDCASTEYFKNGKYEFAGEGKSLTSGENVEYLAALCADYPILSIEDGCAEDDWDGWRLLTERLGGSVQLVGDDLFVTNPDRLAEGIRRGCGNSLLVKVNQIGTLSETLDAVRMADRAGYTSVMSHRSGETEDATIADLAVATNCGQIKTGSLARSDRLAKYNQLIRIEEMLGEMAVYAGRSILRG encoded by the coding sequence ATGTCCGCAATCATCGATATCTACGCCCGCGAAATCCTTGACAGCCGTGGCAATCCGACCGTCGAGGTCGATGTCACGCTGGAAGACGGCACCCTGGGCCGCGCGGCGGTTCCCTCGGGCGCCTCGACCGGGGCGCATGAGGCGGTGGAAAAGCGCGACGGCGACAAGTCGCGCTACATGGGCAAGGGCGTGCTGGACGCGGTGGCCTCGGTCAACGGCGAACTGGCCGAGAACCTGATCGGCGAGGACGCGACCGAGCAGCTGGCCATCGACCGGATGATGTGCGAGTTGGACGGCACCCCGAACAAGGGCCGGCTTGGCGCCAATGCCATCCTCGGCGTCTCGCTGGCGGTGGCGAAGGCCGCGGCGACCGCGACCGGCCAGCCGCTCTACCGCTATGTCGGCGGCACGGGCGCGCATGTCCTGCCGGTGCCGATGATGAACATCATCAACGGCGGCGAACATGCCGACAACCCGATCGACATCCAGGAATTCATGATCATGCCGGTCTCGGCGGAGAACATCCGCGACGCCGTGCGCATGGGTTCGGAAGTGTTTCACACGCTGAAAAAGGAACTCTCGGCCTCGGGTCTCTCGACCGGGATCGGCGACGAGGGCGGTTTTGCGCCGAACCTCTCGAGCACCCGCGACGCGCTGGATTTCATCCTGCGCGCAGTCGAGAAGGCCGGCTACAAACCCGGCGACGACATCATGCTGGCGCTCGACTGCGCCTCGACCGAGTACTTCAAGAACGGCAAATACGAGTTTGCCGGCGAAGGGAAATCCCTGACCTCGGGCGAGAATGTCGAGTACCTGGCCGCGCTCTGCGCCGATTACCCGATCCTGTCGATCGAGGATGGCTGCGCCGAGGATGACTGGGACGGCTGGCGCCTGCTGACCGAGCGCCTGGGGGGCAGCGTGCAGCTGGTCGGCGACGATCTCTTCGTCACCAACCCGGACCGTCTGGCCGAGGGTATCCGCCGTGGCTGCGGCAATTCGCTGCTGGTCAAGGTGAACCAGATCGGCACCCTGTCGGAGACGCTGGACGCCGTGCGCATGGCCGACCGCGCCGGCTATACCAGCGTCATGTCGCACCGCTCGGGCGAGACCGAGGATGCCACCATCGCCGACCTCGCCGTCGCCACCAATTGCGGCCAGATCAAGACCGGCAGCCTTGCCCGCTCGGACCGGCTGGCGAAATACAACCAGCTGATCCGCATCGAGGAGATGCTGGGCGAGATGGCCGTCTATGCCGGCCGATCGATCCTGCGCGGCTGA
- a CDS encoding aquaporin translates to MSSKAIAEFIGTFILVFFGVGSAVLMGDLIGFQGIAFAFGLSIVAAAYGFGVISGAQLNPAVSLGFLASGRLTMGDFVTYCIAQILGAIAGAAVIYVIASGKADYSIAANGLGQNGFGEGYNGGYTMMSAFVFEFVATFLFVTVILGATQSDAPVGFGGLAIGLTLTGIHLVGIDVTGVSVNPARSIGPAIFAGGAALSQLWLFLLAPLAGGLLAGMLHGAGITRSPHAQPKGFR, encoded by the coding sequence ATGTCCAGCAAGGCAATTGCCGAGTTCATCGGCACGTTCATTCTGGTCTTCTTCGGTGTGGGGTCAGCGGTCCTGATGGGAGATCTGATCGGCTTCCAGGGCATCGCCTTCGCCTTCGGCCTGTCGATCGTCGCGGCGGCCTATGGTTTCGGGGTGATCTCGGGCGCACAGTTGAACCCGGCGGTCTCGCTTGGCTTCCTCGCCTCGGGGCGTCTGACCATGGGAGATTTCGTCACCTATTGCATCGCCCAGATCCTCGGTGCGATTGCCGGGGCGGCGGTCATCTATGTCATCGCCTCGGGCAAGGCCGATTATTCCATCGCCGCCAACGGCCTTGGCCAGAACGGCTTTGGCGAGGGGTACAATGGCGGCTACACGATGATGTCGGCCTTCGTCTTCGAATTCGTCGCCACCTTCCTCTTCGTCACCGTCATCCTTGGCGCCACGCAAAGCGATGCGCCGGTGGGCTTCGGCGGGCTGGCCATCGGCCTGACGCTGACCGGCATCCACCTGGTCGGCATCGACGTGACCGGCGTGTCGGTGAACCCCGCGCGCTCGATCGGGCCGGCGATCTTTGCCGGGGGCGCGGCGCTGTCGCAGTTGTGGCTGTTCCTCCTCGCGCCGCTGGCCGGTGGTCTGCTGGCGGGGATGCTGCACGGCGCGGGCATCACCCGCTCACCCCATGCGCAGCCAAAGGGCTTCCGCTGA
- the cobS gene encoding adenosylcobinamide-GDP ribazoletransferase, whose product MRPSDLKNQLVLALVFLTRLPLGVLLPEREVPLMRSLWAFPLAGALVGVVSALPLLLLPGPPLVLATLAVVLAIWMTGGLHEDGLADFTDGMGGADRAERLRIMRDPYIGSYGTLALILCIVLRVVSIAALGPLALIGAAAGGRAAMVLALTILPPARSDGLGRAAGRPGKGQALVAGSIGLAALALSGPPALAGLIGLILAAGLVIRLARTRLGGQTGDVLGTVSVLGETAALTAMAVYASRALA is encoded by the coding sequence ATGCGGCCTTCCGATCTGAAGAACCAGTTGGTGCTGGCGCTGGTCTTTCTGACCCGCTTGCCGCTCGGGGTTCTGCTGCCCGAGCGCGAGGTGCCGCTGATGCGGTCGCTCTGGGCCTTTCCGCTGGCCGGTGCGCTGGTTGGTGTGGTCTCGGCGCTGCCTTTGCTGCTGCTGCCGGGGCCGCCCCTGGTGCTGGCGACGCTGGCGGTGGTGCTGGCCATCTGGATGACCGGCGGGCTGCACGAGGACGGGCTCGCGGATTTCACCGACGGCATGGGTGGCGCCGACCGGGCCGAGCGGCTTCGGATCATGCGCGACCCCTATATCGGCAGTTACGGGACGCTGGCGCTGATCCTTTGCATCGTGCTGCGCGTGGTCAGCATCGCTGCCCTTGGCCCGCTGGCCCTGATCGGCGCGGCGGCGGGCGGGCGCGCGGCGATGGTGCTGGCGCTGACCATCCTGCCGCCCGCCCGTTCCGATGGGCTGGGCCGCGCCGCGGGGCGACCGGGGAAAGGGCAGGCGCTGGTTGCCGGGTCGATCGGGCTGGCCGCGCTGGCGCTGTCCGGTCCCCCGGCACTGGCCGGGCTGATCGGTCTCATCCTCGCCGCCGGGCTGGTCATCCGGCTGGCGCGCACGAGGCTTGGCGGGCAGACAGGTGACGTTCTGGGCACGGTGTCGGTGCTGGGCGAGACCGCCGCCCTGACCGCGATGGCTGTTTACGCTAGCAGGGCACTCGCCTGA
- a CDS encoding endonuclease/exonuclease/phosphatase family protein, producing the protein MTLRIASYNLHKCRGLTGPHAPERNLAVIAALKPDIIALQEVDFRYGARPEALPRRLIAETTGLVPADLTGRTGENSLGWHGQTILMRPDLAEQAELRRLPLPGLEPRGAVALRLPGLTVIAMHLGLARSSRRAQLTRIAAQAARIGNGSLVMLGDFNEWRDDRGLEPLTGYRLIAPGPSYPAPVPQLRLDRMALSSCITLHGMGVFSDDPARAASDHLPIWADIELP; encoded by the coding sequence ATGACCCTGCGGATCGCCAGCTATAACCTGCACAAATGCCGTGGCCTGACCGGCCCGCACGCGCCCGAGCGCAATCTGGCCGTGATCGCCGCGCTGAAGCCCGACATCATCGCGCTGCAGGAGGTCGATTTCCGCTATGGCGCCCGGCCCGAGGCGCTGCCGCGCCGGCTGATCGCCGAGACGACCGGGCTGGTGCCCGCCGATCTGACCGGCCGCACCGGCGAGAACTCCCTTGGCTGGCACGGCCAGACCATCCTGATGCGCCCCGACCTGGCCGAACAGGCCGAGTTGCGCCGCCTGCCCCTGCCGGGGCTGGAGCCGCGCGGGGCGGTGGCGCTGCGGCTGCCCGGCCTCACCGTCATCGCCATGCACCTGGGGCTGGCGCGGTCCTCGCGCCGGGCGCAGCTGACCCGGATCGCGGCGCAGGCGGCGCGGATCGGCAATGGCTCGCTGGTGATGCTGGGCGATTTCAACGAATGGCGCGATGATCGCGGGCTGGAACCGCTGACCGGCTATCGTCTGATCGCGCCCGGCCCCTCCTATCCCGCGCCGGTGCCGCAGTTGCGGCTGGACCGGATGGCGCTCAGCAGCTGCATCACCCTGCATGGCATGGGCGTCTTTTCCGACGACCCGGCCCGGGCCGCATCGGATCACCTGCCGATCTGGGCGGATATCGAACTGCCCTGA
- a CDS encoding protein adenylyltransferase SelO, whose amino-acid sequence MIQFDNSYARLPAGFFTRTPPTPVREARLLALNEPLAKRMGLDANWLASAQGVEMLAGNDLPEGADPIAMAYAGHQFGGFVPQLGDGRAVLLGEVVAPDGHRFDIQLKGSGPTPFSRRGDGRAWMGPVLREYLVSEFMAAMGVPTTRSLAAVATGETVMREAPLPGAVLTRVASSHIRVGTFEYFAVRGNIEALKALSDHAIDRHYPHAHGPLTLLDGVIARQAETIAQWMALGFIHGVMNTDNMAVSGETIDYGPCAFMDAYHPDKVFSSIDQMGRYRWSEQPQIAVWNLAQLATCLIPLMGEREAAIEAATHSVHAFPALYQAAWLRRFGEKLGISATPEDRGLIERLLTLMAEQGADFTRVFAGLSDGSARDEFTDRAAFDAWAKDWQALQPDAQIMAHANPRRVPRNHRIEQAITAAVAGDLEPFQRLFDAVTHPREDREAWRDLSIAPEPDEIVKRTFCGT is encoded by the coding sequence ATGATCCAGTTCGACAACAGCTATGCCCGCCTGCCCGCCGGTTTCTTCACCCGCACCCCACCGACCCCGGTCCGCGAAGCGCGGCTGCTGGCGCTGAACGAGCCACTGGCCAAGCGCATGGGCCTCGACGCAAATTGGCTGGCCAGCGCGCAGGGCGTGGAGATGCTGGCCGGGAATGACCTGCCCGAGGGTGCCGACCCGATCGCCATGGCCTATGCCGGCCACCAGTTCGGCGGCTTCGTGCCGCAGCTGGGCGATGGCCGCGCGGTTCTGCTGGGCGAGGTTGTGGCGCCCGACGGGCATCGGTTCGACATCCAGTTGAAGGGGTCGGGGCCGACGCCCTTCTCGCGCCGGGGCGATGGCCGTGCCTGGATGGGGCCGGTGCTGCGCGAATACCTGGTCAGCGAATTCATGGCGGCGATGGGCGTGCCCACCACCCGCTCGCTGGCCGCTGTCGCCACCGGCGAGACGGTGATGCGCGAAGCCCCCCTGCCCGGCGCCGTCCTGACCCGCGTGGCCAGCAGTCACATCCGGGTCGGCACGTTCGAATATTTCGCCGTGCGCGGCAATATCGAGGCGCTGAAGGCGCTCAGCGATCATGCCATCGACCGCCATTACCCCCATGCCCATGGCCCGCTGACCCTGCTTGATGGCGTCATCGCCCGGCAGGCCGAGACCATCGCGCAATGGATGGCGCTCGGTTTCATCCACGGGGTAATGAACACCGACAACATGGCGGTGTCGGGCGAGACCATCGATTACGGCCCCTGCGCCTTCATGGATGCCTATCATCCCGACAAGGTGTTTTCCTCGATCGACCAGATGGGCCGTTACCGCTGGTCGGAACAGCCGCAGATTGCGGTCTGGAACCTCGCGCAACTGGCCACCTGCCTGATCCCGCTGATGGGAGAGCGCGAGGCCGCCATCGAGGCCGCGACCCATTCGGTCCATGCCTTCCCGGCGCTCTACCAGGCGGCGTGGCTCAGGCGCTTCGGCGAAAAGCTGGGGATCAGCGCCACGCCCGAGGATCGCGGCCTGATCGAGCGCCTGCTGACGCTGATGGCCGAACAGGGCGCGGATTTCACCCGCGTTTTCGCCGGCCTTTCCGATGGCAGCGCGCGGGACGAGTTCACCGACCGCGCCGCTTTCGATGCCTGGGCGAAGGATTGGCAGGCCCTGCAGCCCGATGCACAGATCATGGCGCATGCGAACCCGCGCCGTGTTCCGCGCAACCATCGCATAGAACAGGCCATCACCGCCGCGGTCGCGGGCGATCTTGAGCCGTTCCAGCGCCTGTTTGACGCCGTCACCCATCCGCGCGAAGATCGCGAGGCGTGGCGCGATCTGTCCATCGCGCCCGAACCCGACGAGATTGTCAAACGGACCTTCTGCGGCACATGA
- a CDS encoding TRAP transporter small permease subunit has protein sequence MGGLLALSRGIDRMNTIIGRSVSWLILIAVLVSAINAIIRKVYSISSNAWLELQWYLYGGAFLLAAAYTLLENEHIRIDILYGHWKRRTQHWIDLIGHLFFLLPFCILSIWLIWPWLMRSYRGGEMSMNAGGLILWPAKALLLAGFVLLLIQGISEIIKKIAVMRGIIPDPHPDAGHHGALEIDDALLHDAGFDGPDQADQPAGKETRK, from the coding sequence ATGGGCGGCCTTTTGGCCCTGTCTCGCGGCATCGACCGCATGAATACGATCATCGGGCGGTCAGTCTCTTGGCTGATCCTCATCGCGGTGCTGGTCAGCGCCATCAACGCCATCATCCGCAAGGTCTACAGCATCTCCTCCAACGCCTGGCTGGAACTGCAGTGGTATCTGTACGGCGGGGCCTTCCTGCTGGCGGCGGCCTACACGCTTCTGGAAAACGAGCATATCCGCATCGACATCCTCTACGGCCACTGGAAACGGCGGACGCAGCACTGGATCGACCTGATCGGGCATCTGTTCTTCCTGCTGCCCTTCTGCATCCTGTCGATCTGGCTGATCTGGCCCTGGCTGATGCGGTCCTATCGCGGCGGCGAGATGTCGATGAACGCGGGCGGGCTGATCCTCTGGCCGGCCAAGGCGCTGCTGCTGGCGGGCTTCGTCCTGCTGCTGATCCAGGGCATTTCCGAAATCATCAAGAAGATCGCGGTGATGCGCGGGATCATTCCCGATCCGCATCCCGATGCGGGCCATCACGGCGCGCTCGAGATCGACGACGCGCTGCTGCACGACGCGGGCTTTGACGGCCCCGATCAGGCCGACCAGCCTGCCGGGAAGGAGACCCGCAAATGA
- a CDS encoding TRAP transporter large permease yields the protein MMELIAHNMAPIMFVSLIIFLLFGYPVAFALAANGLLFFVIGVELAPLSDEINLSWPLLRALPERFFGGVVANETLLAVPFFTFMGIVLEKSGMAEDLLDTIGQLFGPIRGGLAYAVIIVGALLAATTGVVAASVIAMGLISLPIMLRYGYDRRIASGVIAASGTLAQIIPPSLVLIVLADQLGRSVGDMYKGALIPGLVLTGIYMGYVFVMSIIRPQALPALPPEARKLGSGVTSLLVALIATGAIGYFAWQWLHPTHGSNADILAAAIAVIAIYLVAVLDKGLKIGVMSRLAQQVIIVLIPPLALIFLVLGTIFLGIATPTEGGAMGAVGALILAAAKRRLTFDVVNQALAATTRLSAFVMFILIGARVFSLTFYGVNGHIWVEHLLTSLPGGEMGFLIAVSVLVFVLAFFLDFFELAFIIVPLLAPAAESLGIDLIWFGVILGVNMQTSFMHPPFGFALFYLRSVAPKAPYIDRLTGKKMEPVKTSQIYWGAVPFVCIQIVMIAVVIAFPGMVMHYKGAPVDTSNVQIQIPGSFGNQGGTEGQSGGLGGLGGLGGLGDSPFGAPAGAPAGGDAGTAAPSGGLGGGLGGLGGTPNFGGAPAPAPAAPATDAPATPEAAAPAAPEAAPAEPAAPAEPAPSGGLGGGLGSPPPGLGGNN from the coding sequence ATCATGGAACTCATCGCGCACAACATGGCGCCGATCATGTTCGTGTCGTTGATCATCTTCCTGCTGTTCGGCTATCCGGTCGCCTTCGCGCTGGCTGCCAACGGGCTTCTGTTCTTCGTCATCGGCGTCGAACTGGCCCCGCTCTCGGACGAGATCAACCTCAGCTGGCCGCTGCTCAGGGCCTTGCCCGAACGGTTCTTTGGCGGGGTGGTCGCCAACGAGACCTTACTTGCGGTGCCATTCTTTACCTTCATGGGCATCGTGCTGGAGAAATCCGGCATGGCCGAGGACCTGCTGGACACGATCGGCCAGCTGTTCGGCCCGATCCGTGGCGGTCTGGCCTATGCGGTGATCATCGTCGGCGCGCTCCTGGCAGCGACGACCGGCGTGGTTGCGGCCTCGGTCATCGCCATGGGCCTGATCTCGCTGCCGATCATGCTGCGCTATGGCTATGACCGAAGGATCGCCTCTGGCGTGATCGCGGCGTCAGGCACATTGGCGCAGATCATCCCGCCCTCGCTGGTGCTGATCGTTCTGGCCGACCAGCTGGGCCGCTCGGTCGGTGACATGTACAAGGGCGCGCTGATCCCGGGCCTGGTGCTGACCGGCATCTACATGGGCTATGTCTTCGTCATGTCGATCATCCGCCCGCAGGCCCTGCCGGCGCTGCCGCCCGAGGCGCGCAAGCTGGGCTCGGGGGTGACCTCGCTCTTGGTGGCACTGATCGCCACCGGGGCCATCGGCTACTTCGCCTGGCAATGGCTGCATCCGACCCATGGCTCGAATGCCGACATCCTTGCAGCCGCCATCGCGGTGATCGCGATCTACCTGGTCGCGGTGCTGGACAAGGGGCTGAAGATCGGGGTCATGTCGCGGCTGGCCCAGCAGGTCATCATCGTGCTGATCCCGCCCTTGGCGCTGATCTTCCTCGTCCTTGGCACCATCTTCCTCGGCATCGCCACGCCGACCGAAGGCGGCGCGATGGGCGCGGTGGGGGCGTTGATCCTCGCGGCGGCCAAGCGGCGGCTGACCTTTGACGTGGTCAACCAGGCGCTGGCGGCAACGACGCGGCTCTCGGCCTTCGTCATGTTCATCCTGATCGGTGCGCGGGTCTTCTCGCTGACTTTCTACGGGGTGAACGGGCATATCTGGGTCGAGCATCTGCTGACATCGCTTCCGGGCGGCGAGATGGGCTTCCTGATCGCGGTCTCGGTGCTGGTCTTCGTGCTGGCCTTCTTCCTCGACTTCTTCGAACTGGCCTTCATCATCGTGCCGCTGCTGGCGCCTGCCGCCGAAAGCCTTGGCATCGACCTGATCTGGTTCGGGGTGATCCTCGGGGTGAACATGCAGACCAGCTTCATGCACCCGCCCTTCGGCTTCGCGCTGTTCTACCTGCGATCTGTGGCGCCAAAAGCGCCCTATATCGACAGGCTGACCGGCAAGAAGATGGAGCCGGTGAAGACCAGCCAGATCTATTGGGGTGCGGTTCCCTTCGTCTGCATCCAGATCGTGATGATCGCGGTTGTGATCGCCTTCCCGGGCATGGTCATGCATTACAAGGGTGCGCCGGTCGACACCTCGAACGTGCAGATCCAGATCCCCGGCAGCTTCGGCAATCAGGGCGGCACCGAGGGTCAATCGGGCGGTCTGGGTGGCCTTGGCGGGCTTGGTGGCCTCGGCGATTCGCCTTTCGGTGCACCGGCTGGTGCACCGGCTGGCGGCGACGCGGGCACGGCGGCACCTTCGGGTGGCCTCGGCGGCGGGCTTGGTGGTCTGGGCGGTACGCCGAACTTTGGCGGCGCGCCTGCACCGGCACCGGCAGCCCCGGCAACCGATGCCCCGGCTACGCCCGAAGCGGCGGCTCCGGCAGCGCCTGAAGCCGCACCTGCGGAACCGGCGGCACCTGCCGAACCGGCCCCGAGCGGGGGCCTTGGCGGCGGGCTGGGAAGCCCACCGCCGGGACTGGGCGGCAATAACTGA
- the obgE gene encoding GTPase ObgE, giving the protein MKFLDLAKVYIRSGGGGGGSVSFRREKFIEYGGPDGGDGGKGGDVWAEAVEGLNTLIDFRYQQHFFAKSGQHGMGSQMTGKSGDPVVLRVPVGTEILEEDEETVIADLTEPGQRVLLAKGGNGGWGNLHFKSSTNRSPRNANPGQPGIERTLWLRLKLIADAGLVGLPNAGKSTFLAATSNARPKIADYPFTTLHPNLGVVGVDGREFVMADIPGLIEGASEGRGIGDRFLGHIERCAVLLHLVDGTSEDVAGDARTVLTELAAYSPVLMDKPRITALNKIDALDEETIAERQAELEAEIGGPVFLMSGVAKEGVTDVLRALWSQIAVARGLTSTPVETVEKWQP; this is encoded by the coding sequence GTGAAATTTCTCGATCTGGCCAAGGTCTATATCCGCTCGGGCGGCGGTGGGGGCGGCAGCGTCTCGTTCCGGCGCGAGAAATTCATCGAATATGGCGGCCCCGATGGCGGCGATGGCGGCAAGGGCGGCGATGTCTGGGCCGAGGCGGTCGAGGGGCTGAACACGCTGATCGACTTCCGTTACCAGCAGCATTTCTTCGCCAAGTCCGGCCAGCACGGCATGGGCAGCCAGATGACCGGCAAGTCGGGCGACCCGGTGGTGCTGCGCGTGCCGGTGGGCACCGAAATCCTTGAAGAAGACGAGGAAACGGTGATCGCCGACCTGACCGAACCCGGTCAGCGGGTGCTTCTGGCCAAGGGCGGGAATGGCGGCTGGGGCAACCTGCATTTCAAATCCTCGACCAACCGCTCGCCGCGCAATGCCAATCCCGGCCAGCCGGGGATCGAGCGGACGCTGTGGCTGCGGCTGAAGCTGATCGCCGATGCCGGGCTGGTGGGGCTGCCCAATGCCGGCAAGTCGACCTTTCTGGCCGCCACCTCGAACGCCCGGCCGAAGATCGCGGACTATCCCTTCACCACGCTGCACCCCAACCTGGGCGTCGTCGGCGTGGACGGGCGCGAATTCGTCATGGCCGACATTCCCGGCCTGATCGAGGGCGCCAGCGAAGGCCGGGGGATCGGTGACCGCTTCCTTGGCCATATCGAACGCTGCGCGGTGCTGCTGCACCTGGTCGATGGCACCTCCGAGGATGTCGCCGGCGATGCACGCACCGTGCTGACGGAACTCGCCGCCTATTCCCCGGTGCTGATGGACAAGCCCCGCATCACCGCCCTGAACAAGATCGACGCGCTGGACGAAGAGACCATCGCCGAGCGGCAGGCCGAGTTGGAGGCCGAAATCGGCGGACCGGTCTTCCTGATGTCGGGCGTGGCGAAAGAGGGCGTGACCGATGTGCTGCGCGCGCTCTGGTCCCAGATCGCCGTTGCACGCGGCCTCACCTCGACCCCGGTGGAAACGGTCGAGAAATGGCAGCCCTAG
- a CDS encoding TRAP transporter substrate-binding protein, which produces MDRRAFLTRASVGGAAAAATAGLAAPAIAQESPTINWRMASSFPKSLDTIYGGGEELATRLKEATDGKFTIQVFAAGEIVPGLGAIDAAGDGTVESAHSVGYYNWGKDPAFAPGADLPFMLSARAKTAYQYQGGGIDRYNEFLAGHNLVAYPGGNTGVQMGGWYRKEINTLADLQGLKMRISGLAGRVMEKLGVVPQQIAGGDIYPSLEKGTIDAAEWVGPYDDAKLGFQKVAPYYYYPGFWEGGPTVSFFFAKDKFEALPPAYQSLLRSCAHAADQNMLAKYDMKNPTALKELYGAGAQLRPFSEEILTAAFAAANEVYAELSAENPAFKTQYEAMLQYRDDWYLYAQTAEYTFDTFMMIQQRNGNLAPAKFGVGGDAAAAPADGAAAPADGAAAPAPASN; this is translated from the coding sequence CTGGACCGTCGTGCGTTTCTGACGCGCGCCTCGGTCGGCGGTGCTGCTGCGGCAGCGACTGCCGGCCTGGCCGCCCCTGCCATTGCGCAGGAATCGCCCACCATCAACTGGCGCATGGCCTCGTCTTTCCCGAAATCGCTGGACACCATCTACGGCGGCGGCGAAGAACTGGCCACCCGCCTGAAAGAGGCGACCGACGGCAAGTTTACCATTCAAGTCTTTGCAGCGGGCGAGATTGTTCCGGGCCTCGGCGCCATCGACGCGGCCGGTGACGGCACCGTCGAATCCGCGCATTCGGTCGGCTATTACAACTGGGGCAAGGATCCTGCCTTCGCCCCCGGCGCCGACCTGCCCTTCATGCTGAGCGCGCGCGCCAAGACCGCCTACCAGTACCAGGGCGGCGGCATTGACCGTTACAACGAATTCCTCGCCGGTCATAACCTCGTGGCCTATCCGGGCGGCAATACCGGCGTCCAGATGGGCGGCTGGTATCGCAAGGAGATCAACACCCTCGCCGACCTGCAGGGTCTGAAAATGCGCATCTCGGGCCTCGCTGGCCGCGTGATGGAGAAGCTGGGTGTGGTGCCGCAGCAGATCGCCGGCGGCGACATCTATCCGTCGCTGGAAAAGGGCACGATCGACGCCGCAGAATGGGTCGGCCCCTATGACGACGCCAAGCTGGGCTTCCAGAAGGTCGCGCCCTACTACTACTACCCGGGCTTCTGGGAAGGCGGTCCGACCGTCAGCTTCTTCTTCGCCAAGGACAAGTTCGAAGCGCTGCCGCCGGCCTACCAGTCGCTGCTGCGCAGCTGCGCCCATGCGGCCGACCAGAACATGCTGGCGAAATACGACATGAAGAACCCGACCGCGCTGAAAGAGCTCTATGGCGCCGGTGCGCAGCTGCGCCCGTTCAGCGAAGAGATCCTGACCGCCGCCTTCGCCGCCGCGAACGAGGTCTATGCCGAGCTTTCGGCCGAGAACCCCGCTTTCAAGACGCAATACGAGGCGATGCTGCAGTATCGTGACGACTGGTATCTCTATGCGCAGACCGCCGAGTATACTTTCGACACCTTCATGATGATCCAGCAGCGCAACGGCAACCTCGCCCCGGCCAAGTTCGGCGTCGGCGGTGATGCCGCTGCTGCCCCGGCTGATGGCGCTGCCGCCCCGGCAGATGGTGCTGCTGCTCCGGCTCCGGCCAGCAACTAA